A genome region from Setaria italica strain Yugu1 chromosome III, Setaria_italica_v2.0, whole genome shotgun sequence includes the following:
- the LOC101775642 gene encoding E3 ubiquitin-protein ligase EL5, protein MHAIGSYSVVCVVQNHLVVAEAMSTLGSGGSSPPPPAAAAAAAADTSSHWVPHGSTLIAFVVGINVLIILLIFFLFWKFFSGKEGPSNSAGADAGDDEDDSLPVASPWASRWRHEDDSLGALPLEDVASALPVYIYSSPGAGDDGGKLQVDECAVCIVELRDGDSARMLPRCGHRFHADCVGAWLRLHVTCPLCRARVVAPAATAAIDGEPRNAKDVAAGCPV, encoded by the coding sequence ATGCACGCCATTGGAAGCTACTCTGTTGTTTGTGTTGTCCAAAACCATCTCGTCGTCGCAGAAGCCATGTCCACGCTCGGGAGCGGCGGCTctagcccgccgccgccggcggcggcggcggcggcggcggcggacaccAGCAGCCACTGGGTGCCGCACGGCTCCACTCTGATAGCCTTCGTCGTGGGCATCAACGTGctcatcatcctcctcatcttctttcTATTCTGGAAGTTCTTCTCTGGGAAAGAGGGACCATCCAactccgccggcgccgacgccggcgacgacgaggacgactcGCTGCCCGTGGCCTCCCCGTGGGCGTCCCGTtggcggcacgaggacgacagCCTCGGTGCGCTGCCGCTGGAAGACGTGGCGTCAGCCCTGCCCGTGTACATCTACTccagccccggcgccggcgacgacggaggGAAGCTACAGGTGGACGAGTGCGCAGTGTGCATCGTGGAGCTCCGCGACGGCGACTCGGCGCGCATGCTCCCACGGTGCGGCCACCGATTCCACGCCGACTGCGTGGGCGCGTGGCTGCGGCTCCACGTCACGTGCCCGCTCTGCCGCGCACGCGTCGTCGCCCCCGCTGCCACGGCCGCCATCGACGGCGAGCCCAGGAACGCCAAGGACGTCGCCGCGGGTTGCCCCGTGTGA